The following coding sequences lie in one Cronobacter universalis NCTC 9529 genomic window:
- a CDS encoding DUF883 domain-containing protein has protein sequence MFNRNTRSDVNAGVDDINQDISRLADTLEGVLKSWGSDAKGEADVARRKAESLLRETRARMHGRSQVSQAARDAVSCASTFVRERPLSSLGIGAAVGIFLGALLITRR, from the coding sequence ATGTTTAACCGAAATACCCGTAGTGACGTGAACGCTGGTGTGGATGACATCAATCAGGACATCAGCCGCCTTGCCGATACGCTGGAAGGCGTACTGAAATCCTGGGGCAGCGACGCCAAAGGCGAAGCCGATGTGGCGCGCCGTAAAGCAGAATCCCTGCTGCGCGAGACCCGCGCGCGTATGCACGGCAGAAGCCAGGTCTCTCAGGCGGCCCGCGACGCGGTAAGTTGCGCGAGTACTTTTGTACGTGAACGTCCGCTGAGCAGCCTGGGTATCGGCGCAGCCGTCGGGATCTTCCTCGGCGCATTGCTGATCACCCGCCGCTAA
- the nrdI gene encoding class Ib ribonucleoside-diphosphate reductase assembly flavoprotein NrdI produces the protein MSALIYFSSRSENTHRFIARLGLPAARIPLEDRERLRADEPYILVVPTYGGGGTAGAVPRQVIQFLNDEHNRALLRGVIAAGNRNFGEGFCRAGDVIARKCQVPFLYRFELMGTGQDIDNVRKGVSEFWQRQH, from the coding sequence ATGAGCGCCCTGATTTACTTCTCCAGCCGCTCGGAAAATACCCACCGGTTTATCGCGCGGCTGGGGCTGCCGGCGGCGCGAATTCCGCTGGAAGACCGCGAGCGGCTGCGGGCGGACGAGCCTTACATTCTGGTGGTGCCCACCTACGGCGGCGGCGGAACCGCAGGCGCCGTACCGCGCCAGGTCATCCAGTTTCTTAACGATGAACACAATCGCGCGCTGCTGCGCGGGGTGATCGCCGCAGGCAACCGTAATTTCGGCGAAGGGTTTTGCCGCGCGGGCGACGTCATCGCCCGCAAATGCCAAGTGCCGTTTCTCTATCGCTTCGAACTGATGGGCACCGGGCAAGACATCGATAACGTACGTAAGGGAGTGAGCGAATTTTGGCAACGACAACATTAA
- a CDS encoding DUF2002 family protein, producing the protein MYLRPDEVARVLEKAGFTMDVVTPKTYGYRRGENYVYVNREARMGRTALVIHPTLRERSQSLADPASDMKTCDHYQQFPLWLGGDAQEHYGIPLGFSSRMALERYLNGLFGEPQ; encoded by the coding sequence ATGTATTTACGACCCGATGAGGTGGCGCGCGTACTGGAGAAAGCCGGGTTTACCATGGATGTGGTGACGCCAAAAACTTATGGTTATCGTCGCGGCGAGAATTATGTCTATGTGAATCGTGAAGCGCGGATGGGGCGCACGGCGCTGGTTATTCACCCGACGCTCAGGGAGCGCAGCCAGTCGCTGGCGGATCCGGCTTCAGATATGAAAACCTGCGATCACTACCAGCAGTTTCCGCTGTGGCTTGGCGGCGACGCGCAGGAGCATTACGGCATCCCGCTGGGATTCAGCTCCCGCATGGCGCTGGAGCGTTATCTGAACGGATTATTTGGCGAACCGCAGTAA
- the nrdH gene encoding glutaredoxin-like protein NrdH, with product MRITIYTRNDCVQCHATKRALESRGIAFDTINLDEQPEAIDTLRAQGFRQLPVVMTDALSWSGFRPDMINRLRADSLAANA from the coding sequence ATGCGCATAACTATTTACACAAGAAATGATTGCGTCCAGTGTCACGCCACCAAACGCGCGCTGGAGAGCCGCGGGATCGCGTTTGACACCATCAATCTCGACGAACAGCCGGAAGCCATCGATACGCTGCGCGCCCAGGGTTTTCGCCAGTTGCCGGTGGTGATGACCGATGCCCTGAGCTGGAGCGGTTTTCGCCCGGACATGATTAACCGTCTGCGCGCGGACTCCCTTGCGGCGAACGCATGA